One genomic window of Solanum dulcamara chromosome 12, daSolDulc1.2, whole genome shotgun sequence includes the following:
- the LOC129877718 gene encoding GPI-anchored protein LLG2-like has product MGFQKFFLFLFFLLFGLSSSSPSYIKYDVVEARVQTGRALLQQQGNCPIDFERENYTIITSQCKGPHYNSSICCNAFKQLACKHTEEINDVQNGCATTMFNYINLYGKYPPGLFANMCKGDKEGLNCKDVIQPECKTDEQKSHSSKGTTKCSTILMVIAAFLIILMLNI; this is encoded by the exons ATGGGCTTCCAAAAATTCTTCTTGtttctcttcttccttctttttggcttgtcttcttcttctccatcctACATCAAAT ATGATGTGGTTGAGGCTCGTGTTCAAACGGGACGTGCCCTTCTTCAGCAACAAGGAA attgTCCCATTGATTTTGAGAGGGAAAACTACACCATCATAACAAGCCAATGCAAAGGACCTCACTACAATTCATCAATATGTTGCAATGCATTCAAGCAATTAGCATGCAAACATACAGAAGAAATAAATGATGTGCAAAATGGATGTGCTACAACTATGTTTAATTACATTAATCTCTATGGCAAATATCCACCTGGCCTTTTTGCAAATATGTGCAAAGGGGACAAAGAAGGTCTAAATTGCAAAGATGTTATTCAGCCTGAATGCAAAACTGATGAACAAAAGAGCCATTCTTCAAAAGGTACTACTAAATGTTCAACAATTTTAATGGTAATAGCCGCTTTTCTAATCATATTAATGTTAAATATATGA
- the LOC129876582 gene encoding uncharacterized protein LOC129876582, whose amino-acid sequence MKKSSIFVASITAASSAAAISSSNSSSKVRISHHQDNSSSKKKEEENSSRKLAESKSSDKFAPKFDGLRFIETLVTAHR is encoded by the exons atgaagaaatcaAGTATTTTTGTAGCCTCCATAACTGCAGCTTCTTCTGCAGCTGCTATTTCTTCTTCCAATTCTTCATCCAAAGTTCGAATTTCTCATCATCAg GATAATAGTTCGtcgaagaagaaggaggaggaaaatTCATCGAGGAAATTGGCAGAATCAAAATCTTCAGATAAATTTGCTCCAAAATTTGATGGATTGAGATTTATTGAGACATTGGTTACAGCTCATAGATAA